A region from the Actinoplanes sp. OR16 genome encodes:
- a CDS encoding ABC transporter substrate-binding protein produces the protein MNRRDLLRLATGAGAASLLAACAGPGGDSPDESSESGTLSFAHWRAEDKEVFEKIIAGYTGAKIQQDISPSNDYQSTALQKLRGGSVGDAFTAFRGAQFLDIAEAGVWTDLTGQALLQKYEPALITAGALDGKQLGVPYQLVFNTPLANTDLIGKAGLGEAPKDWDGFLALLDKLKSQGVTPIAWPGGDAANAGQLLNVMVVNNAPADDALGKIETGEYKVTDDWFLTVLKQYQQLAPYFQTGATGTGSDAALALFAQGKAGLLATGSFQVAGVRKLGATFPVDLLAPITTTADKAEYEGVFNATFILGVNAKSSKQDAARAWIEHLSDPAVAGEYANGTSQHVTVKGVEYTNADLKALAPWLTKKTALAPRFQFTDLDIRGAVENATVQVAGGKSPEEAAEAAQKVIDQKK, from the coding sequence ATGAACCGTCGTGATCTGCTTCGCCTCGCCACCGGCGCCGGGGCCGCATCGCTGCTCGCCGCCTGCGCCGGGCCGGGCGGGGACTCCCCGGACGAATCGAGCGAGTCGGGCACCCTCTCCTTCGCCCACTGGCGCGCCGAGGACAAGGAGGTCTTCGAGAAGATCATCGCCGGATACACCGGGGCGAAGATCCAGCAGGACATCTCCCCCTCGAACGACTACCAGAGCACCGCGCTGCAGAAGCTGCGCGGCGGCTCGGTCGGCGACGCGTTCACCGCGTTCCGCGGCGCGCAGTTCCTCGACATCGCCGAGGCCGGCGTCTGGACCGACCTCACCGGGCAGGCCCTCCTGCAGAAGTACGAGCCGGCGCTGATCACCGCGGGCGCGCTGGACGGCAAGCAGCTCGGCGTGCCGTACCAGCTGGTCTTCAACACCCCGCTCGCGAACACCGACCTGATCGGCAAGGCCGGCCTCGGCGAGGCGCCGAAGGACTGGGACGGTTTCCTGGCCCTGCTCGACAAGCTGAAGAGCCAGGGCGTCACGCCGATCGCCTGGCCCGGCGGCGACGCCGCGAACGCCGGCCAGTTGCTCAACGTCATGGTGGTGAACAACGCGCCGGCCGACGACGCCCTCGGCAAGATCGAGACCGGCGAGTACAAGGTCACCGACGACTGGTTCCTCACCGTGCTGAAGCAGTACCAGCAGCTCGCGCCCTACTTCCAGACCGGCGCGACCGGCACCGGCAGCGACGCGGCCCTCGCGCTCTTCGCCCAGGGCAAGGCCGGCCTCCTGGCCACCGGCTCGTTCCAGGTCGCCGGTGTCCGCAAGCTCGGCGCGACCTTCCCGGTCGACCTGCTCGCCCCGATCACCACGACCGCGGACAAGGCCGAGTACGAGGGCGTCTTCAACGCGACGTTCATCCTCGGCGTGAACGCCAAGTCCAGCAAGCAGGACGCCGCCCGCGCGTGGATCGAGCACCTCTCCGACCCGGCGGTGGCCGGTGAGTACGCCAACGGCACGTCCCAGCACGTCACGGTCAAGGGCGTCGAGTACACCAACGCCGACCTCAAGGCGCTCGCGCCCTGGCTGACCAAGAAGACCGCGCTCGCTCCGCGCTTCCAGTTCACCGACCTCGACATCCGGGGCGCCGTGGAGAACGCGACCGTCCAGGTCGCCGGGGGCAAGAGCCCGGAGGAGGCCGCCGAGGCCGCGCAGAAGGTCATCGACCAGAAGAAATGA
- a CDS encoding TIGR03618 family F420-dependent PPOX class oxidoreductase yields the protein MTGFLLGPADLAVRAEHGPVVVLDATVTLAKPSRDGDHDSTTGLAGWQEAHIPGSRHADLLHDLSDPSAGFHFARPAAGVLAARLAALGVRDGVPVVVYDRAGGIWATRLWWLLDWIGVEAYVLDGGLSAWQAAGMAVGFASDINEISDLSGGSGALPVSEGPVSEGSVSEGPVSEGPVSEGPVREGPVSAGSVREGRWVERGDLEAWLGGDVRASVVCALDPASYSGEVPTRYSRRGHIPGTGNVPARSLLDADGRFLPAAELREILDHLLGDPDPIWVYCGGGISATTLGFVLRELGREDVRIYDGSLEEWSADPSLPLELGHGLLGPEVRELIDRPEFGVLSTAEPDGSAQLSVMWVGRDGDDLVMATRTGRRKVRNIARDPRVTVLFHDRRKPARYAEVRGTARVTGEDAHALVDELARRYTGAAHVVTDPAAEADRVVVRITPSKVLYR from the coding sequence ATGACCGGCTTCCTGCTGGGTCCAGCCGATCTGGCGGTACGGGCGGAGCACGGTCCCGTGGTCGTCCTGGACGCCACGGTCACGCTGGCGAAACCCTCCCGCGACGGCGACCACGACTCCACCACGGGTCTAGCGGGCTGGCAGGAGGCGCACATCCCGGGCTCCCGGCACGCCGACCTCCTCCACGACCTGAGCGACCCGTCAGCCGGTTTCCACTTCGCCCGTCCCGCCGCTGGTGTGCTGGCCGCACGGCTGGCCGCGCTGGGCGTCCGCGACGGCGTCCCGGTGGTCGTCTACGACCGGGCCGGCGGTATCTGGGCGACCCGCTTGTGGTGGCTCCTCGACTGGATCGGGGTGGAGGCCTACGTCCTGGACGGCGGCCTCTCCGCGTGGCAGGCGGCGGGGATGGCGGTTGGGTTTGCGAGCGACATAAACGAAATATCGGATTTGTCGGGCGGGAGTGGGGCGCTGCCGGTCAGTGAAGGGCCGGTCAGTGAAGGGTCGGTTAGTGAAGGGCCGGTTAGTGAAGGGCCGGTTAGTGAAGGGCCGGTGCGTGAAGGGCCGGTGAGTGCTGGCTCGGTGCGTGAAGGGAGGTGGGTCGAGCGCGGGGACCTCGAGGCTTGGCTCGGTGGTGATGTGCGGGCGAGTGTGGTCTGTGCGCTTGATCCGGCGTCCTACTCCGGGGAGGTTCCCACTCGATACTCGCGTCGCGGGCACATTCCGGGCACCGGTAACGTGCCCGCGCGGTCGCTGCTCGACGCGGATGGGCGGTTCCTTCCGGCGGCCGAGCTGCGCGAGATCTTGGATCATCTGCTCGGTGACCCGGATCCGATCTGGGTGTACTGCGGTGGGGGGATCTCGGCTACGACGCTCGGGTTCGTGCTCCGGGAGTTGGGGCGCGAGGACGTCCGGATCTATGACGGCTCGCTCGAAGAGTGGTCGGCCGACCCCAGCCTGCCGCTCGAACTCGGGCACGGGCTGCTCGGGCCGGAGGTCCGCGAGCTGATCGACCGGCCGGAGTTCGGGGTGCTGTCGACCGCCGAGCCGGACGGGTCCGCTCAGCTTTCCGTCATGTGGGTGGGGCGGGACGGGGACGATCTGGTCATGGCCACGAGAACGGGACGGCGGAAGGTCCGCAACATCGCACGCGACCCGCGGGTCACCGTGCTGTTCCACGACCGGCGGAAGCCGGCCCGTTACGCCGAGGTGCGTGGCACCGCCCGGGTCACCGGCGAGGACGCGCACGCGCTCGTCGACGAGCTGGCCCGGCGCTACACCGGGGCCGCCCACGTCGTGACCGATCCGGCCGCCGAAGCCGATCGCGTGGTCGTGCGGATCACCCCGTCGAAGGTGCTGTACCGCTGA
- a CDS encoding ABC transporter ATP-binding protein, with the protein MTEALRVSRLDHSFGELAVLKSLDLSVQKGEFVSVVGPSGSGKSTLFHLIGGVHTPTAGTIEINGEKARRGLIGYMPQQPALMPWRTIERNVVLAQEIAGKPDITQAREWLGRVGLDGFARKYPHQLSGGMQQRVAFLRALLSDKELLCLDEPFSALDAMTRLEMHRWLLDIWEADRRAVLFVTHNIEEALLLSDTVYVFSHRPATVLEKVTVPFGRPRRDDVVDDPDFVKLRRRLTDLLTGSPR; encoded by the coding sequence ATGACTGAGGCACTCCGGGTTTCGCGACTCGATCACAGTTTCGGCGAGCTAGCCGTACTGAAAAGTCTGGATTTATCCGTACAGAAAGGGGAATTCGTCTCGGTCGTTGGTCCCTCGGGATCGGGCAAGAGCACGCTTTTCCATCTCATCGGCGGCGTCCACACCCCGACCGCCGGAACCATCGAGATCAATGGTGAGAAGGCGCGTCGCGGCCTGATCGGGTATATGCCACAGCAGCCGGCGCTGATGCCGTGGCGGACCATCGAACGCAATGTCGTGCTGGCCCAGGAGATAGCCGGAAAACCCGACATCACCCAGGCGCGGGAATGGCTCGGTCGCGTCGGACTTGACGGGTTCGCCAGGAAATATCCGCACCAGCTGTCCGGCGGGATGCAGCAACGCGTCGCCTTCCTGCGCGCCCTGCTGTCCGATAAGGAACTCCTCTGCCTCGACGAGCCGTTCAGCGCCCTCGACGCGATGACCCGGCTGGAGATGCACCGCTGGCTCCTGGACATCTGGGAGGCCGACCGGCGGGCCGTCCTCTTCGTGACCCACAACATCGAAGAGGCGCTGCTGCTCTCCGACACCGTCTACGTCTTCTCCCACCGCCCGGCCACGGTCCTCGAGAAGGTCACCGTGCCGTTCGGCCGTCCCCGCCGCGACGACGTGGTCGACGACCCCGACTTCGTGAAACTGCGCCGCCGCCTCACCGATCTGCTGACAGGTAGCCCCCGATGA
- a CDS encoding carbohydrate ABC transporter permease produces MKSRLQLLLFAVPALALYGGFFLLPAVQGLRYATTDWDGYSPSFTDVGLANLTDVVSNDDLFRNALTNNLEFLLAVVIGQTALALLLAVLLAARSRASTTLRALFFLPTVLSSVSVAFIWKFVYDPNFGLANNLLGAVGLDRFQSAYLGEESTAIFWVAVAQVWFHAGQMMVIYIAGINQIPEELYEAARTDGANRWQQFRHVTWPMVAPATALVIAYTSLQSFKAFDLILGLAGNPPRSGLDVLSTRIYTTFANGQLGYAAAESVVFMVAIAAVTFLQNRAARMAHG; encoded by the coding sequence ATGAAGTCCCGTCTCCAGCTTCTCCTCTTCGCGGTTCCAGCCCTGGCCCTGTACGGCGGATTCTTCCTGCTCCCCGCCGTGCAGGGCCTGCGGTACGCCACCACCGACTGGGACGGGTACAGCCCGTCCTTCACCGACGTGGGCCTGGCCAACCTGACCGACGTCGTGAGCAACGACGACCTGTTCCGCAATGCGCTCACGAACAACCTCGAGTTCCTGCTCGCCGTGGTGATCGGTCAGACCGCGCTGGCGCTGCTGCTCGCCGTCCTGCTCGCCGCGCGCAGCCGGGCGTCGACGACGCTGCGGGCACTCTTCTTCCTGCCCACCGTGCTGTCGTCGGTCTCGGTCGCCTTCATCTGGAAGTTCGTCTACGACCCGAACTTCGGCCTGGCGAACAACCTGCTCGGCGCGGTCGGCCTGGATCGGTTCCAGTCGGCGTACCTCGGTGAGGAGAGCACCGCGATCTTCTGGGTCGCGGTGGCCCAGGTGTGGTTCCACGCCGGGCAGATGATGGTCATCTACATCGCCGGGATCAACCAGATCCCGGAGGAACTCTACGAGGCGGCCCGCACCGACGGCGCCAACCGGTGGCAGCAGTTCCGGCACGTCACATGGCCGATGGTCGCTCCCGCCACGGCGCTCGTCATCGCGTACACGAGCCTGCAGTCCTTCAAGGCCTTCGATCTGATCCTGGGTCTGGCCGGGAACCCGCCGCGGTCCGGGCTCGACGTGCTCTCCACCCGGATCTACACGACGTTCGCGAACGGGCAGCTCGGGTACGCCGCCGCCGAGTCGGTCGTCTTCATGGTCGCCATCGCGGCGGTCACGTTCCTGCAGAATCGCGCCGCGAGGATGGCCCACGGATGA
- a CDS encoding LLM class flavin-dependent oxidoreductase: MRFHLNGLRQSTVGHTAIGLWRHPDSQAHRYRDLSYWVETAQILERGKFDALFVADALGPLDVYQGSVDAALRDGIQTPTDDPLLPISAMAAATRNLGFSVTVSSTYELPYAFARKMTTLDHLTGGRIGWNIVTSALDSAARNLGLTRQLAHDERYAKAEEFMEVVYKLWEGSWADDAVVRSGDLFVDPSRVRPIAHSGTYYDVPGIALSEPGVLRTPVLYQAGTSPVGRAFAGRHAEGVFLSAYLPSMARTLVDGVRSSAMAAGRDPSSVKFFAIATVIVAPTDAEAQAKLADYQRHASVEGALARWSALMHIDLSALDLDKPLEYVETDGIRGMVELFTTLDPSRTWTPRAIAEFVGVGGGGPVIVGSPATVADELERWADESGVDGFNIADPVPPVTFHDFVELAVPELQRRGLTRTSYEGSTLRESFYGAGVKRVRDDHPAARYRFR, translated from the coding sequence ATGCGATTCCACCTGAACGGGCTGCGGCAGTCCACCGTCGGGCACACGGCCATCGGGCTGTGGCGGCATCCGGACAGCCAAGCCCACCGATACCGCGATCTGTCGTACTGGGTGGAGACCGCGCAGATCCTGGAACGCGGCAAGTTCGACGCGCTCTTCGTCGCCGACGCGCTCGGGCCGCTCGACGTCTACCAGGGCAGCGTCGACGCCGCACTGCGCGACGGCATCCAGACGCCGACCGACGATCCACTGCTGCCGATCAGCGCGATGGCCGCCGCGACCCGCAATCTGGGCTTCTCGGTCACGGTCTCCTCGACGTACGAACTCCCCTACGCGTTCGCCCGCAAGATGACCACCCTGGATCACCTGACCGGCGGGCGCATCGGCTGGAACATCGTGACGTCCGCCCTGGACAGCGCGGCTCGGAACCTCGGCCTGACCAGGCAGCTCGCGCACGACGAACGGTACGCCAAGGCCGAGGAGTTCATGGAGGTCGTCTACAAGCTGTGGGAGGGGTCGTGGGCGGACGACGCGGTGGTCCGCTCGGGTGATCTGTTCGTGGATCCGTCGCGGGTACGCCCGATCGCGCATTCCGGGACTTATTACGATGTTCCCGGAATAGCCCTGTCGGAACCCGGTGTGCTGCGGACGCCGGTGCTCTATCAGGCCGGGACCTCTCCGGTCGGCCGGGCCTTCGCGGGGCGGCACGCCGAGGGAGTGTTCCTCTCGGCCTATCTGCCGTCGATGGCGCGGACCCTGGTGGACGGCGTGCGGTCGTCGGCCATGGCGGCCGGCCGTGACCCGTCGTCGGTGAAGTTCTTCGCGATCGCCACCGTCATCGTCGCCCCGACCGATGCCGAAGCGCAGGCGAAGCTGGCCGACTACCAGCGTCATGCCAGCGTCGAGGGTGCGCTGGCCCGGTGGAGTGCGCTCATGCACATCGACCTGTCGGCACTCGACCTGGACAAGCCGCTGGAATACGTGGAGACCGACGGTATCCGCGGCATGGTCGAACTGTTCACGACGCTGGACCCCTCACGCACGTGGACGCCGCGCGCCATCGCCGAGTTCGTGGGCGTCGGCGGTGGCGGACCGGTGATCGTCGGCAGCCCGGCCACCGTCGCTGACGAGCTGGAGAGGTGGGCCGACGAGTCCGGTGTGGACGGGTTCAACATCGCCGACCCGGTGCCGCCCGTCACCTTCCACGATTTCGTGGAGCTGGCCGTGCCGGAGTTGCAGAGGCGTGGCCTGACCCGGACCTCCTACGAGGGGTCGACACTGCGGGAATCCTTCTACGGCGCCGGGGTGAAGCGGGTGCGCGACGACCACCCGGCGGCTCGATACCGCTTTCGGTAG
- a CDS encoding 1-phosphofructokinase family hexose kinase: protein MPADESGTIMVFAPVPLLTVTIEKQSDEPELHVHPGGQGIWQARMCAGLGASVTLCAAVGGEIGEVISLLLQGEQIEVRAVRRSSGSGWYVHDRRDGTRDEVADHAGEPLGRHDIDELYSTALAAGMSARVSILSGPAAPEVVAPEVYRRLAADLGANGGTVVADLSGDHLTAVLEGGVDFLKVSHEELIAAGRATGDSVEELVDTGRDLRKQGAGSVLISRADQPGVALIDDEEPLLVELPALQVVDHRGAGDSMTAGVATVLARGGKIHEAVRTGAAAGALNVTRHGLGTGRKEAITELTKRVRLTPI, encoded by the coding sequence ATGCCTGCCGACGAATCCGGCACGATCATGGTCTTCGCACCGGTGCCGCTGCTGACAGTGACGATCGAAAAGCAGTCCGACGAACCCGAGTTGCACGTCCATCCCGGGGGCCAGGGAATCTGGCAAGCCCGGATGTGCGCGGGCCTGGGCGCGTCGGTCACCCTCTGCGCCGCCGTGGGAGGTGAGATCGGCGAGGTCATCTCACTCCTGCTGCAAGGCGAGCAGATCGAGGTACGGGCGGTGCGCCGCTCATCCGGCAGCGGATGGTACGTCCACGACCGCCGTGACGGGACACGCGACGAGGTGGCCGACCACGCCGGCGAACCGCTCGGACGGCACGACATCGACGAGCTCTACAGCACCGCGCTGGCCGCCGGGATGAGCGCCCGGGTCAGCATCCTGAGCGGCCCGGCGGCACCCGAGGTGGTCGCCCCCGAGGTGTACCGCCGGCTCGCCGCCGACCTGGGCGCCAACGGTGGAACCGTCGTCGCCGACCTGTCCGGCGACCACCTGACCGCCGTGCTCGAAGGCGGCGTCGACTTCCTCAAGGTCAGCCACGAGGAGCTGATCGCCGCCGGCCGGGCCACCGGCGACAGCGTCGAAGAACTCGTCGACACCGGCCGGGACCTGCGCAAGCAGGGTGCCGGATCAGTGCTGATCAGCCGGGCCGACCAGCCCGGCGTCGCCCTCATCGACGACGAGGAGCCGCTGCTCGTGGAGTTGCCCGCCCTGCAGGTGGTCGACCATCGCGGCGCCGGCGACTCGATGACCGCCGGGGTGGCCACCGTCCTCGCCCGCGGCGGCAAGATCCACGAAGCGGTGCGGACCGGCGCCGCGGCCGGCGCCCTCAACGTCACCCGGCACGGCCTCGGCACCGGGCGCAAGGAGGCGATCACCGAGCTGACCAAGCGGGTACGCCTCACCCCCATCTGA
- a CDS encoding LLM class flavin-dependent oxidoreductase, producing the protein MPVVLHWFLPTTGDSRSIVGVDDRGGHSTHTSASEKAYREPGLDYLVDVARAAERNGFTGVLTPTGTWCEDAWLTTAAIAQHTSTLKFLVAFRPGSLSPTLAAQMAATFQRISGGRLMLNIVTGSDAAEQQRFGDWLDKDERYARTGEFLSVLRGAWNGPYDFDGKHYQVAGAFAPRRFEQPPIYFGGSSPAALDVAAEHTDVYLTWGEPPAAVASKIALVKKRADREIRFGIRLHVITRDTAEEAWAVANSLLDALTPEQIEKAQSSLRQADSVGQQRMLDLHGGRLDALEIYPNLWAGVGLVRPGAGTALVGSHTEVADRIAEYHELGIDEFILSGYPHLEEAYHAGEGLIPELRRRNLLSGANE; encoded by the coding sequence ATGCCCGTGGTACTGCATTGGTTCCTCCCCACGACCGGCGACAGCCGCTCGATCGTCGGCGTCGACGATCGCGGTGGTCACAGCACGCACACCTCCGCCTCGGAGAAGGCCTATCGCGAGCCCGGCCTCGACTACCTCGTCGACGTCGCCCGGGCGGCCGAGCGCAACGGCTTCACCGGCGTGCTCACCCCGACCGGCACCTGGTGCGAGGACGCCTGGCTGACCACGGCCGCGATCGCCCAGCACACCAGCACGCTGAAGTTCCTCGTCGCGTTCCGGCCCGGCTCGCTGTCGCCGACCCTGGCCGCGCAGATGGCCGCGACCTTCCAGCGGATCTCCGGCGGCCGGCTGATGCTCAACATCGTCACCGGCAGCGACGCGGCCGAGCAGCAGCGGTTCGGCGACTGGCTGGACAAGGACGAACGGTACGCACGGACCGGCGAGTTCCTCAGCGTGCTGCGCGGCGCGTGGAACGGGCCGTACGACTTCGACGGCAAGCACTACCAGGTCGCCGGCGCCTTCGCGCCGCGCCGGTTCGAGCAGCCGCCGATCTACTTCGGAGGATCGTCACCGGCCGCTCTCGACGTGGCGGCCGAGCACACCGACGTGTACCTGACCTGGGGTGAGCCGCCGGCTGCCGTGGCGTCGAAGATCGCTCTCGTGAAGAAGCGCGCGGACCGCGAGATCCGCTTCGGCATCCGCCTGCACGTGATCACCCGCGACACCGCCGAGGAGGCGTGGGCCGTGGCGAACTCACTGCTCGACGCCCTCACCCCGGAACAGATCGAGAAGGCGCAGAGCTCGCTGCGCCAGGCCGACTCGGTCGGTCAGCAGCGGATGCTCGACCTGCACGGCGGCAGGCTCGACGCGCTCGAGATCTACCCGAACCTCTGGGCGGGCGTCGGCCTGGTCCGCCCGGGCGCTGGAACCGCGCTGGTCGGCAGCCACACCGAGGTCGCCGACCGGATCGCCGAGTACCACGAGCTCGGCATCGACGAGTTCATCCTCTCCGGTTATCCCCACCTGGAGGAGGCCTACCACGCCGGCGAAGGGCTCATCCCCGAGCTGCGCCGCCGCAATCTTCTTTCTGGAGCGAACGAATGA
- a CDS encoding ABC transporter substrate-binding protein, which produces MTLTHVRVMLEYFHPWTNAAGLYVASREGWYRDAGLDVELTVFDPQRGDTLEHLARGEVHLGVFPTNRLLVRSAAGQPLQAVASINHRGMETIQTVVGRGIERPRDLAGKRLALNPTPRGIAMVRHLVAADGGDPDAVILVDSGYRELSADDIAAGEVDATFGGYWAWDALFAQLPGSSRITWPVDEIGAPPYHSYLLGTGPADLAPSALQAFLAATERGYRSASDDPSRALEILDRVIPYFPRAILARSLELIAPTWWHGDRWGEIRTELMTPYTDWLIANDILPATFDWRQAVAASAPVEALPR; this is translated from the coding sequence ATGACACTCACCCACGTCCGCGTGATGCTCGAATACTTCCACCCGTGGACCAACGCGGCCGGCCTCTACGTCGCCAGCCGGGAGGGCTGGTACCGCGACGCCGGCCTGGACGTCGAGCTCACCGTCTTCGACCCGCAGCGCGGCGACACCCTGGAACACCTGGCCCGTGGCGAGGTGCACCTCGGCGTCTTCCCGACGAACCGGCTCCTGGTCCGCAGCGCCGCCGGTCAGCCGCTGCAGGCCGTCGCGTCGATCAACCACCGGGGCATGGAGACGATCCAGACCGTGGTGGGCCGCGGCATCGAGCGCCCGCGTGACCTGGCCGGCAAGCGGCTCGCGCTGAACCCGACCCCGCGCGGCATCGCGATGGTCCGTCATCTGGTGGCCGCCGACGGCGGCGATCCGGACGCGGTGATCCTCGTCGACTCCGGCTACCGCGAGCTGAGCGCCGACGACATCGCGGCCGGCGAGGTGGACGCGACGTTCGGCGGATACTGGGCCTGGGACGCGCTCTTCGCCCAGCTCCCCGGCTCGTCGCGGATCACCTGGCCGGTCGATGAGATCGGGGCGCCGCCGTACCACAGCTATCTGCTGGGTACTGGTCCGGCGGATCTCGCACCTTCCGCTCTGCAAGCGTTCCTGGCCGCCACCGAGCGCGGCTATCGGTCGGCTTCGGATGATCCTTCACGAGCTCTGGAGATCCTGGATCGCGTCATTCCGTACTTCCCGCGCGCGATCCTCGCCCGCTCCCTCGAACTGATCGCGCCGACCTGGTGGCACGGCGACCGCTGGGGCGAGATCCGCACCGAGCTGATGACGCCGTACACCGACTGGCTCATCGCCAACGACATCCTCCCGGCCACGTTCGACTGGCGGCAGGCCGTCGCGGCGTCCGCGCCGGTCGAGGCGCTGCCGCGATGA
- a CDS encoding dephospho-CoA kinase, with the protein MSDHLHEAVDRVVAWTAGRQPSAGDRRVLAVEGRSGSGKTTLARAVADRLHAPMIRMDDLYAGWDGLGKGVEVLRDWVLEPLADGRPAVWRRWDWEAGRYAEEHPVPDADWLVVEGVGAGATVLRPYIRGLVWLESPDALRKRRALARDGETYAPHWLRWARHEDAFYASEKVRESADLMFFIEE; encoded by the coding sequence ATGAGCGACCACCTCCACGAAGCCGTCGACCGCGTCGTCGCCTGGACCGCCGGTCGGCAGCCGTCCGCCGGCGACCGGCGGGTACTGGCCGTCGAAGGCCGTTCCGGATCGGGCAAGACCACCCTGGCCCGGGCCGTCGCCGACCGGCTGCACGCGCCGATGATCCGGATGGACGACCTGTACGCCGGGTGGGACGGCCTCGGCAAGGGTGTCGAGGTCCTGCGCGACTGGGTTCTCGAACCTCTCGCTGACGGGCGGCCGGCGGTCTGGCGACGGTGGGATTGGGAAGCCGGGCGATATGCCGAGGAGCACCCGGTTCCGGACGCGGACTGGCTGGTCGTCGAAGGGGTGGGAGCCGGGGCCACGGTGCTCCGGCCGTACATCCGAGGTCTTGTCTGGCTGGAGAGCCCCGACGCCCTGCGCAAGCGACGCGCGCTGGCGCGGGATGGGGAGACCTATGCGCCGCACTGGCTGCGATGGGCGCGGCACGAGGACGCCTTCTATGCGTCCGAGAAGGTCCGGGAGAGTGCGGACCTGATGTTCTTCATCGAGGAGTAG
- a CDS encoding carbohydrate ABC transporter permease, whose product MRRAVLAVYTLLIVVPLVVIVGGTFKTTPELFASPFGLPADPTLDNYVTVLADQDMPRVLGNSLTVVAFSVPMTLFLGSLVAFAVARLPRWPSRILFGIFAIGLAIPAQAVMIPQYVQFDRLGLRNSLSGLILVNIVVTLPVAVFILAGFMRTLPAELYEAAELDGAGPWACYRRIAVPVSYPSLAATAIFLIVMHWNDLLYPLLFIDDPGKRTLPLALLDFQGEYLTEYPLLFTGVVIASLPMVLAYALLQRHFVAGITAGAVKG is encoded by the coding sequence ATGAGAAGAGCCGTTCTAGCCGTTTACACCCTGCTGATCGTGGTGCCGCTCGTGGTGATCGTCGGCGGCACCTTCAAGACGACGCCGGAGCTGTTCGCGTCGCCGTTCGGGCTGCCGGCGGATCCGACCCTCGACAACTACGTCACCGTCCTCGCCGACCAGGACATGCCGCGGGTTCTGGGGAACAGCCTGACAGTGGTCGCTTTCTCCGTACCGATGACGCTCTTCCTGGGAAGCCTGGTGGCGTTCGCGGTGGCCCGGCTGCCCCGCTGGCCCTCCCGGATCCTCTTCGGGATCTTCGCGATCGGTCTGGCGATCCCGGCGCAGGCCGTCATGATCCCGCAGTACGTGCAGTTCGACCGGCTCGGCCTGCGCAACAGCCTGTCCGGCCTGATCCTGGTCAACATCGTGGTGACGCTGCCGGTCGCGGTCTTCATCCTGGCCGGCTTCATGCGGACGTTGCCGGCCGAGCTCTACGAGGCCGCCGAGCTCGACGGCGCGGGTCCGTGGGCCTGTTACCGCCGGATCGCGGTACCGGTCTCCTACCCCTCGCTGGCCGCCACCGCGATCTTCCTGATCGTGATGCACTGGAACGACCTGCTCTATCCGCTGCTCTTCATCGACGATCCGGGCAAACGGACGCTTCCACTGGCGCTTTTGGACTTCCAGGGCGAATATCTCACCGAGTATCCGCTGCTCTTCACGGGTGTGGTGATCGCCTCCCTACCCATGGTTCTGGCCTACGCGCTCCTGCAACGGCATTTCGTGGCGGGCATCACAGCCGGCGCCGTGAAGGGTTGA